The following proteins come from a genomic window of Notamacropus eugenii isolate mMacEug1 chromosome X, mMacEug1.pri_v2, whole genome shotgun sequence:
- the AKAP4 gene encoding A-kinase anchor protein 4 yields MSDDIDWLHSRRGVCKVDLYSPTGQQDQDRKVICFVDVSTLNVEDKDKEGGPSSEGELDLESLEEKEIIVIKDTEKLDQSKTEGSVCLFKQAPSDPISVLNWLLNDLQKYALGFQHALSPSSSSCKHKVGDLEGGYRSHPNKDNCYSVYADELSMDYVANNPHNLRLEMAAAKNTNNNQSPSSPPTKSPSTQRAVISPDGECSMDDLSFYVNRLSSLVIQMARKEIKEKLEGGSKCLHHSIYASAGDKGKNSPRSAVSKIASEMAHDAVEVTSAEMRGPGDLDHKDRKTFLYSELSNKSKGGDKQMCQRDSKEFADSISKGLMVYANQVASDMMVSVMKTLKVHSSGKPIPACVVLKRVLLKHTKEIVSDLIDSCMKNLHNITGVLMTDSDFVSAVKRNLFNHGKQNAADIMEAMLKRLVSALLGEKKETKSQSLAYASLKAGSHDAKNKNQSLEFSAMKAEMMKGGKDKGKMKPDPCKSLTSAEKVSEHILKESLTMWNQKQSGGSGQTKIHGKVGTSREDKREKISPSTDSLAKDLIVSALMLIQYHLTQQAKGKDALEEPESPTTMGYMAQGTHYEKSGSGQSAKALSMKHLESRGSQHAGPSTSPKELDTQKLDMSNIVLMLIQKLLSESPFSLDDQCEGESKRTESKSKVSSSTSKRSERGEEHFQDHQEFDFISGMKQVNRQFVDQLVESVMKLCLIMAKYSNNGAGLAELEEQQQQLNHSPSFRASNSRCAQDAMMSHSFHDNPGPEVIVNNQSSTSNLQKQLQAVLQWIAASQFNVPMLYFMGDEDGQLEKLPEVSAKAAEKGYSVGDLLQEVMKFAKERQLDEAVGNMARKQLLDWLLANL; encoded by the exons acTGAAGGATCCGTGTGCCTTTTCAAACAAGCACCCTCGGACCCTATTAGCGTCCTTAATTGGCTCCTCAACGACCTTCAGAAATATGCTCTCGGCTTCCAGCATGCTCTGAGCCCCTCATCCTCTAGCTGTAAGCACAAAGTCGGGGACCTCGAAGGTGGGTACCGTAGTCACCCCAACAAAGACAACTGCTACAGCGTCTACGCTGACGAACTGAGCATGGACTACGTTGCCAACAACCCCCACAACCTGCGTCTGGAGATGGCTGCAGCCAAGAACACCAACAACAACCAGAGTCCGTCAAGCCCCCCGACGAAGTCCCCCAGCACACAGAGAGCAGTCATATCTCCTGACGGGGAATGTTCCATGGACGACCTCTCCTTCTATGTCAATCGGCTGTCCTCCCTCGTGATCCAGATGGCTCGCAAGGAGATCAAGGAAAAGCTAGAAGGAGGAAGTAAATGCTTGCACCACTCCATCTATGCCTCCGCTGGGGACAAAGGCAAGAACAGCCCCCGAAGTGCAGTCAGCAAGATTGCCTCCGAGATGGCCCATGACGCAGTAGAGGTGACTTCAGCGGAAATGCGAGGCCCTGGGGACCTCGATCACAAGGACCGGAAAACCTTCTTATACAGCGAATTGTCCAATAAGTCCAAGGGAGGGGACAAACAGATGTGCCAGAGAGACAGTAAAGAGTTTGCTGACTCTATCAGCAAAGGCCTGATGGTATATGCCAACCAGGTGGCCTCTGACATGATGGTATCTGTCATGAAGACCCTGAAAGTCCATAGTTCTGGCAAGCCCATCCCAGCCTGTGTTGTGTTAAAGAGAGTCCTGCTGAAACACACTAAAGAGATCGTGTCAGATTTAATCGATTCTTGCATGAAGAACTTGCATAACATCACTGGTGTCCTGATGACCGACTCCGACTTTGTCTCTGCTGTCAAGAGAAACCTGTTCAACCATGGCAAACAGAATGCCGCCGACATCATGGAGGCTATGCTGAAACGCCTAGTCAGTGCCCTacttggggagaaaaaagaaacaaaatcccaGAGTCTGGCCTATGCCTCGTTGAAAGCTGGATCCCACGATGCTAAGAACAAGAATCAGAGCCTTGAATTCTCTGCCATGAAAGCAGAGATGATGAAGGGgggaaaagacaaaggaaaaatgaagccCGATCCGTGTAAGTCCCTGACCAGTGCTGAAAAGGTCAGTGAACACATCCTCAAAGAGAGCCTCACTATGTGGAACCAGAAACAAAGTGGTGGTAGTGGTCAGACCAAGATTCATGGCAAAGTAGGCACCAGTCGGGAAGACAAGAGGGAGAAGATCAGCCCTTCCACTGATTCATTGGCCAAGGACCTGATCGTCTCAGCCCTGATGTTAATCCAGTATCATCTGACCCAGCAGGCCAAGGGCAAAGATGCTCTGGAAGAACCTGAATCACCAACCACAATGGGCTACATGGCCCAGGGTACCCACTATGAGAAATCTGGCAGTGGCCAAAGTGCAAAGGCACTCTCAATGAAACATCTGGAATCACGAGGTAGCCAACATGCTGGTCCATCCACTTCACCCAAAGAGCTGGACACTCAGAAACTGGACATGTCCAACATCGTTTTGATGCTTATCCAGAAACTCCTGAGTGAGAGTCCATTCAGCTTGGATGACCAATGTGAAGGTGAGAGCAAACGGACTGAGTCAAAATCCAAAGTCTCCTCTTCTACTTCAAAACGGTCTGAAAGGGGTGAGGAACACTTCCAGGACCATCAGGAGTTCGATTTCATCAGTGGGATGAAGCAAGTAAACCGCCAGTTTGTTGACCAGCTGGTGGAATCTGTGATGAAGCTGTGCCTCATCATGGCCAAGTATAGCAACAACGGGGCGGGCCTCGCTGAGCTGGAGGAGCAACAGCAGCAACTGAATCACTCGCCTAGCTTCCGCGCTAGCAACTCCAGGTGCGCTCAGGACGCCATGATGTCTCACTCCTTCCACGACAACCCTGGGCCTGAGGTCATTGTCAACAACCAATCTTCCACCAGCAACCTTCAGAAGCAGCTCCAAGCTGTGCTCCAATGGATTGCTGCTTCGCAATTCAACGTTCCCATGCTCTATTTTATGGGAGATGAGGATGGTCAGCTTGAGAAG cTTCCTGAAGTGTCAGCCAAGGCTGCTGAGAAGGGCTACAGCGTTGGAGATCTCCTCCAAGAGGTCATGAAGTTTGCCAAAGAAAGACAACTTGATGAAGCAGTCGGGAACATGGCTAGAAAGCAACTGCTGGACTGGCTGCTCGCTAACCTGTGA
- the LOC140515770 gene encoding uncharacterized protein — translation MLYPELKASFPVPACPGEGIWTSEKREAFSLSLSLSLSLSLSLSLSLFSLSLPLPLSLSLFSSFISLSFSPSPVSLPFPFLSFPVSALSLSLCLSLSLSLSPLSLSPSLSLSLSFSLSLSLFLSSLLLFLSLSLPLPSLSLSLFCLFLCLLCLCLSVSLCLCLSLLSLSLPLSLSPSPSPSPSLSFSLLFFYFSLFLSLSCLSPFPFSLSFPVSALSLSLCLSVSLSGSLSLSLLSLSPSPSPSPSLSFSLLFFYFSLSLPLLSLSLSLFSVFSCVCSVSVSISLSLSLFLSSLSLSLFLSLFSSLPLLSLSLSLFSVFSCVCSVSVSLSLSLCLYLSVSVSLSVSLSVSLSLSLSVSLSLSLALYLSLSSLSPSLSPSPSPSPSLSLSLFSSFISLSFSPSPVSLPFPFLCLFLCLALSLSLSLCLCLCLSLSVSLSLSLSLSVSLSLSLSLSLSLSAEGFRFRTKIAQISLSSRHIENRLGAAYGLFHHT, via the coding sequence tctctctctctctctctctctctctctctcttctctctctctctccctctccctctctctctttctctcttctcttcttttatttctctctctttctctccctctcccgtctctctccctttcccttttctgtcttttcctgtgtctgctctgtctctgtctctctgtctctctctgtctctgtctctctctcctctctctctctctccctctctctctctctccctctccttctccctctccctctctctctttctctcttctcttcttttatttctctctctttctctccctctcccgtctctctccctttcccttttctgtcttttcctgtgtctgctctgtctctgtctctctgtctctctctgtctctgtctctctctcctctctctctctctccctctctctctctctccctctccttctccctctccctctctctctttctctcttctcttcttttatttctctctctttctctccctctcctgtctctctccctttcccttttctctgtcttttcctgtgtctgctctgtctctgtctctctgtctctctgtctctctctctggctctctgtctctctctctcctctctctctctccctctccttctccctctccctctctctctttctctcttctcttcttttatttctctctttctctccctctcctgtctctctccctttcccttttctctgtcttttcctgtgtctgttctgtctctgtctctatctctctgtctctctctctcttcctctcctccctctccctctctctctttctttctctcttctcttctctccctctcctgtctctctcactttcccttttctctgtcttttcctgtgtctgctctgtctctgtctctctgtctctgtctctctgtctctatctctctgtctctgtctctctgtctgtctctctgtctgtctctctctctctgtctctctctgtctctctgtctctctctctggctctctatctctctctctcctctctctctccctctctctctccctctccttctccctctccctctctctctctttctctcttctcttcttttatttctctctctttctctccctctcctgtctctctccctttcccttttctctgtcttttcctgtgtcttgctctgtctctgtctctgtctctctgtctctgtctctgtctgtctctgtctgtctctctgtctctgtctctgtctctgtctgtctctctgtctctgtctctgtctctctctctctctctctcagcagagGGGTTCAGGTTTAGAACAAAAATAGCCCAGATTTCCCTCTCATCAAGACACATAGAGAATAGACTGGGGGCAGCATATGGACTCTTCCATCACACATGA